In Neisseria dentiae, one DNA window encodes the following:
- the rplE gene encoding 50S ribosomal protein L5, with the protein MARLREFYNSTVVPELMKQFGYKSIMEVPRIEKITLNMGVGEAVADKKVMEHAVADLEKIAGQKPVVTVARKSIAGFKIRDNYPVGCKVTLRRDQMFEFLDRLVTIALPRVRDFRGVNGKSFDGSGNYNMGVREQIIFPEIEYDKIDALRGLNITITTTAKTDEEAKALLSLFKFPFKG; encoded by the coding sequence ATGGCTCGTTTGAGAGAGTTTTATAACAGCACTGTAGTTCCTGAGTTGATGAAGCAGTTTGGCTATAAGTCAATCATGGAAGTGCCCCGTATTGAAAAGATTACCTTGAATATGGGTGTTGGTGAAGCTGTTGCGGATAAAAAAGTAATGGAGCATGCTGTTGCCGATTTAGAGAAAATTGCCGGCCAAAAGCCCGTAGTAACCGTTGCCCGCAAATCTATTGCCGGCTTCAAAATCCGTGATAACTATCCCGTGGGTTGCAAGGTGACTTTGCGCCGCGATCAAATGTTTGAATTTTTGGATCGTTTGGTGACTATCGCTTTGCCGCGAGTGCGCGACTTCCGCGGTGTGAACGGTAAATCTTTTGACGGTAGCGGTAACTATAATATGGGTGTCCGCGAGCAAATTATTTTCCCGGAAATCGAATACGATAAAATTGATGCTTTGCGTGGTTTAAATATTACCATTACTACAACTGCTAAAACAGATGAAGAGGCAAAAGCTCTGTTGTCGCTGTTTAAATTTCCGTTCAAAGGATAA
- the rpsN gene encoding 30S ribosomal protein S14 encodes MAKKALINRELKRVALAKKYAAKREAIFAVINDSNASDEERFEARLKLQAIPRNAAPVRQRRRCALTGRPRGTFRKFGLGRIKIREIAMRGEIPGVVKASW; translated from the coding sequence ATGGCTAAAAAAGCACTTATCAATCGCGAATTGAAACGCGTTGCTCTGGCGAAAAAATATGCCGCTAAGCGAGAGGCTATTTTTGCTGTTATTAATGATTCAAATGCTTCGGATGAAGAGCGTTTCGAGGCTCGTCTGAAACTTCAAGCGATTCCCCGCAATGCTGCCCCTGTTCGTCAGCGTCGTCGTTGTGCCTTGACCGGCCGTCCGCGTGGCACTTTCCGTAAGTTCGGTTTGGGTCGTATTAAAATCCGTGAAATTGCTATGCGTGGCGAGATTCCGGGTGTTGTTAAAGCTAGCTGGTAA
- the rpsH gene encoding 30S ribosomal protein S8: protein MSMHDPISDMLTRIRNAQRANKVAVAMPSSKLKCAIAKVLKEEGYIEDFAVSADAKPVLEIQLKYYAGRPVIEQIKRVSRPGLRIYKASNEIPSVMNGLGVAIVSTSKGVMTDRKARSEGVGGELLCIVA, encoded by the coding sequence ATGAGTATGCATGATCCTATTTCCGATATGTTGACTCGTATCCGAAATGCGCAACGTGCAAACAAGGTTGCCGTTGCTATGCCTTCTTCCAAATTGAAATGCGCTATCGCTAAGGTTTTGAAAGAAGAAGGTTATATTGAAGACTTCGCGGTTTCTGCCGATGCAAAACCTGTTTTGGAAATCCAATTGAAATATTATGCCGGACGCCCTGTTATCGAACAGATTAAACGTGTGTCGCGTCCTGGTCTGCGTATTTACAAGGCCTCAAACGAAATTCCGAGTGTGATGAATGGTTTGGGTGTTGCAATCGTTAGCACTTCTAAGGGTGTAATGACCGACCGTAAGGCTCGTTCTGAAGGTGTTGGCGGTGAGTTGTTATGCATTGTTGCCTAG
- the rplF gene encoding 50S ribosomal protein L6, translating into MSRVAKNPVTVPAGVEVKFGTDAIVIKGKNGELSLPLTDNVAIELNDGQLTFTAKDNSKQANAMSGTARALVNNMVKGVSEGFEKKLQLIGVGYRAQAQGKVLNLSLGFSHPIVHEMPEGVSVQTPSQTEIILTGADKQVVGQVAAEIRAYRSPEPYKGKGVRYVGEVVVMKEAKKK; encoded by the coding sequence ATGTCACGCGTAGCTAAAAATCCAGTGACCGTTCCCGCTGGCGTTGAAGTGAAATTTGGAACTGATGCTATTGTTATCAAAGGAAAGAATGGAGAGTTGTCTCTGCCCTTGACTGATAATGTGGCTATTGAATTGAATGACGGTCAGTTGACCTTTACCGCTAAAGACAACAGTAAACAGGCTAACGCAATGTCTGGTACTGCGCGTGCTTTAGTCAATAATATGGTTAAAGGTGTTTCTGAAGGCTTTGAGAAAAAATTACAATTGATTGGCGTGGGCTATCGTGCTCAGGCTCAAGGTAAAGTATTGAATCTTTCTCTGGGCTTTTCCCATCCCATCGTTCATGAAATGCCTGAAGGTGTTTCAGTACAAACCCCGAGTCAAACAGAAATTATTTTGACAGGTGCCGATAAACAGGTTGTTGGTCAGGTTGCTGCCGAAATCCGCGCTTACCGCTCACCCGAGCCTTATAAAGGTAAAGGTGTACGTTATGTCGGCGAAGTGGTAGTGATGAAAGAAGCCAAGAAGAAATAA
- the rplR gene encoding 50S ribosomal protein L18 — translation MNKHVTRLRRARKTRARIADLKMVRLCVFRSNSHIYAQVISAEGDKVLAQASTLEAEVRDSLKSGSNVEAAAVVGKRIAEKAKAAGVEKVAFDRSGFQYHGRVKALAEAARENGLSF, via the coding sequence ATGAATAAACATGTAACCCGACTCCGTCGCGCACGCAAAACCCGTGCTCGTATTGCGGATTTGAAAATGGTTAGATTGTGCGTATTCCGTTCAAACAGCCATATTTATGCTCAAGTTATCAGTGCTGAGGGCGATAAAGTTTTGGCTCAAGCCTCTACTTTGGAAGCTGAAGTGCGCGATAGCTTGAAATCAGGTAGTAATGTTGAGGCGGCTGCGGTTGTTGGTAAGCGTATTGCTGAAAAAGCAAAAGCTGCAGGTGTTGAAAAAGTTGCTTTCGATCGTTCTGGTTTTCAATATCATGGTCGTGTGAAAGCTTTGGCAGAAGCCGCACGTGAAAACGGTTTAAGCTTCTAA
- the rpsE gene encoding 30S ribosomal protein S5 — translation MAKHEIEERGDGLIEKMVAVNRVTKVVKGGRIMAFSALTVVGDGDGRIGMGKGKSKEVPVAVQKAMDQARRSMIKVPLKNGTIHHEVIGKHGATRVFMQPAKEGSGVKAGGPMRLVFDAMGIHNISAKVHGSTNPYNIVRATLDGLSKLYTPADIAAKRGLTVEDILGANHD, via the coding sequence ATGGCAAAACATGAGATTGAAGAGCGTGGTGACGGCTTAATCGAAAAAATGGTGGCCGTTAACCGTGTAACAAAAGTGGTTAAGGGCGGTCGTATTATGGCTTTTTCCGCTCTGACAGTTGTCGGTGATGGTGATGGCCGTATCGGTATGGGTAAGGGTAAATCCAAAGAGGTTCCGGTTGCTGTACAGAAAGCGATGGATCAAGCCCGCCGTTCGATGATTAAAGTACCTTTGAAAAACGGTACCATTCATCATGAAGTAATTGGTAAGCATGGTGCAACCCGTGTATTTATGCAACCTGCCAAAGAGGGTAGTGGTGTAAAGGCAGGCGGCCCGATGCGCTTGGTTTTTGATGCTATGGGTATCCATAATATTTCTGCAAAAGTGCATGGCTCTACTAATCCGTATAACATCGTGCGAGCTACCTTGGATGGTTTATCCAAGTTATACACTCCTGCGGATATCGCTGCAAAGCGTGGGTTGACTGTTGAAGATATTTTAGGAGCTAACCATGACTGA
- the rpmD gene encoding 50S ribosomal protein L30: MTEQKKIKVTLIKSLIGTIEAHRACARGLGLRRREHTVEVLDTPENRGMINKISYLLKVES; the protein is encoded by the coding sequence ATGACTGAACAAAAGAAAATCAAAGTAACTTTGATTAAAAGTTTGATTGGCACTATCGAAGCACATCGTGCCTGTGCACGTGGCCTGGGTCTGCGCCGCCGCGAGCATACAGTAGAGGTTTTGGATACTCCTGAGAATCGTGGCATGATTAATAAAATCAGCTACCTGTTGAAAGTGGAGTCTTGA
- the rplO gene encoding 50S ribosomal protein L15: MFLNTIQPAEGSTHAKRRVGRGIGSGLGKTGGRGHKGQKSRAGGFHKVGFEGGQMPLQRRLPKRGFKSLTAAANAEVRLGELELVAVSEIDVLVLKQAGLIGANVLNVKVIASGSISKAITLKGIKATKGAKAAIEAAGGKVEE; this comes from the coding sequence ATGTTTTTAAATACTATTCAACCTGCCGAAGGTTCGACTCACGCCAAGAGACGTGTGGGTCGCGGTATTGGTAGTGGTTTAGGCAAAACCGGTGGTCGCGGCCACAAAGGTCAAAAAAGCCGCGCAGGTGGTTTTCATAAAGTAGGCTTTGAGGGTGGTCAAATGCCCTTGCAGCGCCGTTTGCCCAAGCGTGGTTTTAAATCTTTAACTGCAGCCGCGAACGCTGAAGTTCGATTGGGTGAGTTGGAGTTGGTGGCTGTGAGCGAAATCGATGTATTGGTTTTGAAGCAAGCTGGTTTAATAGGTGCTAATGTATTGAATGTAAAAGTTATTGCGTCTGGTTCTATCAGTAAGGCAATTACTTTGAAAGGCATTAAAGCCACTAAAGGTGCAAAAGCTGCTATTGAAGCTGCCGGCGGTAAAGTAG